A stretch of Desulfobacter hydrogenophilus DNA encodes these proteins:
- a CDS encoding CYTH domain-containing protein, which produces MKEIERKFLLTKMPEIALQSTTSIRQGYISKSLDSVEIRLRQKGDAFFMTFKRGQGLVRNEAEIRIDETNFHYLWPLTQGRQVEKQRSQAPLENGLVAEIDEFSGGLAGLFLCEVEFGDQAQAETFVPPPWFGLDVTEDGRYKNKSLAENGIP; this is translated from the coding sequence ATGAAAGAAATAGAACGAAAGTTCCTGCTCACAAAGATGCCGGAAATTGCTTTGCAGTCCACCACCAGTATCCGCCAGGGCTATATTTCCAAATCCCTGGATTCTGTTGAGATCAGACTTCGCCAGAAAGGCGATGCATTTTTCATGACCTTTAAACGGGGCCAGGGACTTGTACGGAATGAAGCGGAAATCAGGATTGATGAAACCAATTTTCATTATCTGTGGCCTTTGACCCAGGGGCGGCAGGTGGAAAAACAACGGTCCCAAGCCCCCCTTGAAAACGGCCTTGTCGCTGAAATTGATGAATTTTCAGGTGGCCTTGCAGGTCTTTTCTTATGCGAGGTGGAATTCGGTGACCAAGCCCAGGCCGAAACCTTTGTTCCGCCCCCATGGTTTGGGCTGGATGTGACTGAAGATGGCCGGTATAAAAATAAAAGTCTTGCCGAAAACGGTATTCCTTAA